From the Pontibaca methylaminivorans genome, the window GGATACCGCGGTTTTCAGCATGCGAGCTGCATTTCGGTCAACCATGTCGTCTGCCACGGCATTCCGGGCGAAAAAGTTCTGCAGAACGGCGACATCCTCAATATCGACGTCACGGTGATCGTCGATGGCTGGTTCGGAGACAGCAGCCGCATGTATGTGGCGGGCAAGCTGTCGCGCAAGGCCGAACGGCTGATCGAGATCACCCACGAGGCGCTGATGCGCGGGATCGAGGTGGTGAAGCCCGGCAACACCTTCGGCGATATCGGCCATGCGATCCAGAGTTTTGTCGAATCGCACCGCATGAGCGTGGTGCGCGATTTCTGCGGCCACGGGCTTGGCCGGGTGTTCCATGCGCCGCCCAATGTGCTGCATTACGGCCGTCCGGGCACGGGGGCCGTGCTCGAGGAAGGGATGCTGTTCACGATCGAGCCGATGGTGAACCTCGGCCGCGCCGAGACCAAGACACTGGCCGACGAATGGACCGCCGTGACCCGCGACAAGTCGCTTTCGGCGCAGTTCGAACAT encodes:
- the map gene encoding type I methionyl aminopeptidase yields the protein MVNDAHTGRLTKDGIRIYDPASDFPGMHTAGRLAARILDDIIPHVEVGQTTAEIDRIITRMVEDAGATSATIGYRGFQHASCISVNHVVCHGIPGEKVLQNGDILNIDVTVIVDGWFGDSSRMYVAGKLSRKAERLIEITHEALMRGIEVVKPGNTFGDIGHAIQSFVESHRMSVVRDFCGHGLGRVFHAPPNVLHYGRPGTGAVLEEGMLFTIEPMVNLGRAETKTLADEWTAVTRDKSLSAQFEHSIGVTAEGCEIFTLSPAGKFYPTW